One Actinospica robiniae DSM 44927 genomic region harbors:
- the nadA gene encoding quinolinate synthase NadA, with protein MTTTSQTSERAAVFAEPAGTPLSLLLLGQAADPRSERGVECPGDLPAPSDPDLVARAWAAKQALGEKVFILGHHYQRDEVVQFADVTGDSFKLARDAANRPDAEYIVFCGVHFMAESADILTSESQQVLLPDLAAGCSMADMATAEQVEQCWELLEDLGIASRVVPVSYMNSSADIKAFTGRHGGTICTSSNAERALTWAFEQGEQVLFLPDQHLGRNTAVRRLGLSLDDCVLYNPYKPMGGLTAEQLRDAKMILWRGHCSVHGRFTPECVDDVRERIPGVNVLVHPECRYEVVEKADYVGSTEYIIKALEAAEPGTAWALGTELNLVRRLANAHPDKQIVFLDKSVCYCSTMNRIDLPHLVWTLESLVAGKPVNRITVEQRTAEQAQAALEQMLALP; from the coding sequence GTGACCACGACCAGCCAGACCAGCGAGCGGGCAGCCGTCTTCGCCGAGCCCGCCGGCACGCCGCTCTCGCTGCTCCTGCTCGGGCAGGCCGCCGACCCGCGCAGCGAGCGCGGCGTGGAGTGCCCGGGCGACCTGCCCGCGCCCAGCGACCCCGACCTGGTGGCGCGCGCGTGGGCGGCCAAGCAGGCGCTGGGCGAGAAGGTGTTCATCCTGGGCCACCACTACCAGCGCGACGAGGTGGTGCAGTTCGCGGATGTGACCGGCGACTCGTTCAAGCTGGCCCGGGACGCGGCCAACCGCCCGGACGCCGAGTACATCGTCTTCTGCGGCGTGCACTTCATGGCCGAGTCCGCGGACATCCTCACCTCCGAGAGCCAGCAGGTGCTGCTGCCGGACCTCGCGGCCGGCTGCTCGATGGCCGACATGGCCACGGCCGAGCAGGTCGAGCAGTGCTGGGAGCTGCTCGAGGACCTCGGCATCGCGAGCCGGGTCGTCCCGGTCTCCTACATGAACTCCTCCGCCGACATCAAGGCCTTCACCGGCCGGCACGGCGGCACCATCTGCACCTCGTCCAACGCCGAGCGCGCGTTGACCTGGGCGTTCGAGCAGGGTGAGCAGGTGCTCTTCCTGCCCGACCAGCACCTCGGCCGCAACACCGCGGTACGCCGGCTCGGCCTGAGCCTGGACGACTGCGTGCTCTACAACCCGTACAAGCCGATGGGCGGGCTGACCGCCGAGCAGCTGCGCGACGCGAAGATGATCCTGTGGCGCGGGCACTGCTCGGTGCACGGCCGGTTCACCCCCGAATGCGTGGACGACGTGCGTGAGCGCATCCCCGGCGTGAACGTGCTGGTGCACCCGGAATGCCGCTACGAGGTCGTGGAGAAGGCCGACTACGTCGGGTCCACCGAGTACATCATCAAGGCGCTGGAGGCGGCCGAGCCGGGCACGGCGTGGGCCCTGGGCACCGAGCTGAACCTGGTGCGCCGCCTCGCGAACGCGCACCCGGACAAGCAGATCGTCTTCCTGGACAAGTCGGTCTGCTACTGCTCCACGATGAACCGGATCGACCTGCCGCACCTGGTCTGGACGCTCGAGTCGCTGGTGGCGGGCAAGCCGGTCAACCGGATCACGGTCGAGCAGCGCACCGCCGAGCAGGCCCAGGCGGCGCTGGAGCAGATGCTGGCCCTGCCGTAA
- a CDS encoding endonuclease/exonuclease/phosphatase family protein has protein sequence MNPTVDPADPAVPSSDPARSFPIPANSTPPADPALAPQPRNPMIPAQPGDPFAATAARAEPVAAVLHSAAIPAAAPTVEKLPELTEAEADAAEAADEPGRPGRRRRRGSSMRRQTSTAIAVLGWLGVSFLVLHRYLPDVGGLGSLLETWLPWLALPILVLLAAAGIVHTRRALIATLAAALVWTALYGPSLLPRGSSAPAKLHIFSEDVNGITAEAKASSTAALAENADVVALEDLYAGVAQSSAVSALNAGYKYHVTEYGFGLWSRYPISAVSPVSVGTTDGDSSVSLGVQSAKMAAAATGTPLIGALKATLTVPDGKPLTVFLVHLPQPVLGNSGFAKARDAAFTGFVTMLKADTSPRLAVIGVLNVAATDRQFSQLTKGLGLRSAQQAAGSGFGFTWPAEFPIVRLDDVLTRGLQPLRSSVLPSIAGGQAHLPIEVDLNY, from the coding sequence GTGAATCCCACGGTAGACCCGGCTGATCCGGCGGTCCCCTCGAGCGACCCCGCGCGTTCTTTCCCGATCCCGGCGAATTCCACGCCCCCGGCGGATCCGGCGCTCGCGCCGCAGCCGCGCAACCCGATGATCCCGGCTCAGCCGGGCGACCCGTTCGCCGCCACGGCCGCGCGCGCCGAGCCGGTCGCCGCGGTGCTGCACTCGGCCGCGATCCCGGCGGCGGCGCCGACCGTGGAGAAGCTGCCCGAGCTCACCGAGGCCGAAGCGGACGCCGCCGAGGCCGCCGACGAGCCGGGCCGCCCGGGCCGGCGCCGCCGCCGCGGGTCCTCGATGCGCCGTCAGACCTCCACGGCTATAGCCGTGCTGGGCTGGCTCGGCGTCAGTTTCCTGGTGCTGCACCGGTATCTGCCCGACGTGGGCGGCCTCGGCTCGCTGCTCGAGACCTGGCTGCCCTGGCTCGCCCTGCCGATCCTGGTGCTGCTGGCCGCCGCGGGGATCGTGCACACCCGGCGCGCCCTGATCGCCACGCTGGCCGCGGCGCTGGTGTGGACGGCGCTCTACGGCCCCTCGCTCCTGCCGCGGGGCAGCAGCGCGCCGGCGAAGCTGCACATCTTCAGCGAGGACGTCAACGGCATCACCGCCGAGGCCAAGGCCTCCAGCACGGCGGCGCTGGCCGAGAACGCCGACGTCGTCGCGCTGGAGGACCTGTACGCGGGCGTGGCCCAGTCCTCGGCCGTGAGCGCGCTCAACGCCGGCTACAAGTACCACGTCACCGAGTACGGCTTCGGGCTCTGGAGCCGCTACCCGATCTCCGCCGTGAGCCCGGTCAGCGTCGGTACCACGGACGGGGACTCCTCGGTCTCGCTCGGGGTGCAGTCCGCGAAGATGGCGGCCGCGGCCACCGGCACGCCGCTGATCGGCGCGCTCAAGGCCACGCTCACGGTGCCGGACGGAAAGCCGCTCACGGTCTTCCTGGTGCACCTGCCGCAGCCGGTGCTCGGCAACTCGGGCTTCGCCAAGGCCCGCGACGCGGCGTTCACCGGGTTCGTGACCATGCTCAAGGCGGACACCTCGCCGCGGCTCGCCGTGATCGGCGTCCTGAACGTGGCCGCGACCGACCGGCAGTTCTCGCAGCTCACCAAGGGCCTCGGCCTGCGCAGCGCGCAGCAGGCGGCGGGCAGCGGCTTCGGCTTCACCTGGCCCGCCGAGTTCCCCATCGTCCGCCTCGACGACGTGCTCACCCGGGGCCTGCAGCCGCTGCGCTCGAGCGTGCTGCCGTCGATCGCCGGCGGGCAGGCGCACCTGCCGATCGAAGTCGACCTGAACTACTGA
- a CDS encoding winged helix-turn-helix domain-containing protein: protein MSEGKDEPGADSAGKDGAPAPVKLHKASDPRELRALAHPVRLALYEALGVHGDLTATQASKLLGGSPTSVAYHLRTLAKYGYVEEAGGGEGRERPWRLGTVGFEFDREDPAPGVAAAARALGDLMFQRWLERRARYRAEASKWPAEVRDVVGDFRFMLFGTPEEMRELEQAWTEVIMRYYARIQDPSLRPEGSIPFELNLFVNPAEAVPPDRPDDTNADITDDADN, encoded by the coding sequence ATGAGCGAGGGCAAGGACGAGCCGGGCGCGGACAGCGCGGGCAAGGACGGGGCTCCGGCACCGGTGAAGCTGCACAAGGCTTCCGATCCGCGCGAGCTGCGTGCGCTGGCGCATCCGGTACGGCTGGCGCTTTACGAGGCTCTCGGCGTGCACGGCGACTTGACGGCGACGCAGGCTTCGAAGCTCCTCGGCGGATCGCCCACGTCGGTCGCCTATCACCTGCGGACGCTCGCGAAGTACGGCTACGTCGAGGAGGCCGGCGGCGGCGAGGGGCGTGAGCGGCCGTGGCGGCTGGGCACCGTCGGTTTCGAGTTCGACCGGGAGGATCCCGCGCCCGGGGTCGCCGCGGCCGCTCGGGCGCTGGGCGACCTGATGTTCCAGCGCTGGCTCGAGCGGCGGGCGCGGTACCGGGCCGAAGCCTCGAAATGGCCCGCCGAGGTGCGCGATGTGGTCGGCGACTTCCGGTTCATGCTCTTCGGCACACCCGAGGAGATGCGCGAACTCGAGCAGGCCTGGACGGAGGTCATCATGCGCTACTACGCCCGCATCCAGGACCCGTCGCTGCGGCCCGAGGGCTCGATCCCGTTCGAGCTCAACCTCTTCGTCAACCCGGCCGAGGCCGTGCCGCCCGACCGGCCCGACGACACGAACGCTGACATCACGGACGACGCGGACAACTGA
- a CDS encoding HesB/IscA family protein produces the protein MSVEVEISSTKVDGIILTDEASAKVKSLLEQEGRDDLSLRVQVQPGGCSGLRYQLYFDDRSLDGDVVSEFGGVKVVTDRMSAPYLVGATVDFVDTIEKQGFTIDNPNATGSCACGESFN, from the coding sequence ATGTCGGTAGAGGTTGAGATCAGCAGCACCAAGGTGGACGGCATCATCCTGACCGATGAGGCCTCGGCCAAGGTCAAGAGCCTGCTGGAGCAGGAGGGTCGGGACGACCTTTCGCTGCGTGTCCAGGTTCAGCCGGGCGGGTGCTCCGGTCTGCGCTACCAGCTGTACTTCGACGACCGTTCCCTCGACGGCGACGTGGTCTCGGAGTTCGGCGGCGTCAAGGTCGTCACCGACCGGATGAGCGCCCCGTACCTCGTCGGCGCGACCGTGGACTTCGTGGACACGATCGAGAAGCAGGGCTTCACGATCGACAACCCGAACGCCACCGGTTCCTGCGCCTGCGGCGAGAGCTTCAACTAA
- a CDS encoding MFS transporter has product MRALLGIRNYRIYLLGSTVDTIGDMAFWLAAAIWVKELTGSTAEMGVTILMLNLGTVLSPVTGVLVDRLRHKRTLMVTNAVTALLVLSLVTVRSSAQLWLIYSVMFCYGLSATITSAAFNGLKEQLLPKDLFADASGLGQALQQGSRLITPAIGLGLLAAFGGHALAVMDAATFAFSLLCWSLMRIEDPRPQPAEDGERPSRWAESSAGFRYLFGTVSLRQLSIACAIALFGMGFLETLVIPVTTVGLHHAPTWMGVLVTVMGVTGVAGGLSAGSLIRRIGAGLATASGLALAGAACLALAAPATPVVVGAAALFGFGLPVAIVGSITAIQLGTPNELMGRVSGADNLLVTGSQCVGIALCAALVGEVFYRDLCYFVGGVILLSSLYLASRKAQRAHGTHADGPEPARSSREPEPVRAAEAPPATN; this is encoded by the coding sequence ATGCGCGCACTGTTGGGGATCCGGAACTACCGGATCTATCTGCTCGGCAGCACCGTGGACACCATCGGGGACATGGCGTTCTGGCTGGCCGCGGCGATCTGGGTCAAGGAGCTGACCGGCTCGACCGCCGAGATGGGCGTCACAATCCTGATGCTGAACCTCGGCACGGTGCTCTCCCCGGTCACCGGCGTGCTCGTCGACCGGCTTCGCCACAAGCGCACGCTGATGGTCACCAACGCCGTCACCGCGCTGCTGGTTCTCAGCCTCGTCACCGTGCGCAGCTCGGCGCAGCTGTGGCTGATCTACTCCGTCATGTTCTGCTACGGCCTGAGCGCGACCATCACGAGCGCCGCCTTCAACGGACTCAAGGAGCAGTTGCTGCCGAAAGACCTGTTCGCCGATGCGAGCGGGCTCGGGCAGGCGCTGCAGCAGGGTTCGCGGCTGATCACGCCGGCCATCGGCCTCGGTCTGCTCGCGGCGTTCGGCGGCCACGCGCTGGCCGTGATGGACGCGGCCACCTTCGCCTTCAGCCTGCTGTGCTGGTCGCTGATGCGGATCGAGGACCCGCGGCCGCAGCCCGCCGAGGACGGAGAACGGCCGAGCCGTTGGGCGGAGAGCTCGGCCGGGTTCCGCTACCTGTTCGGCACCGTGTCACTGCGGCAGCTGAGCATCGCCTGCGCGATCGCGCTGTTCGGGATGGGCTTTCTGGAGACGCTCGTCATCCCGGTCACGACTGTGGGCCTGCACCACGCGCCCACGTGGATGGGCGTGTTGGTCACCGTGATGGGTGTCACCGGTGTGGCGGGTGGGCTGAGCGCAGGTTCACTCATTCGGCGGATCGGCGCCGGGCTGGCCACCGCCTCGGGGCTGGCCCTGGCGGGCGCGGCGTGCCTGGCCCTGGCCGCGCCGGCGACCCCGGTGGTGGTGGGCGCGGCGGCGCTGTTCGGCTTCGGCCTGCCGGTGGCCATCGTCGGCTCGATCACCGCCATCCAGCTCGGCACGCCGAACGAGCTCATGGGCCGGGTCAGCGGCGCGGACAACCTGCTGGTCACCGGCTCGCAGTGCGTCGGCATCGCCCTGTGCGCGGCGCTGGTCGGGGAGGTCTTCTACCGGGACCTGTGCTACTTCGTCGGCGGCGTGATCCTGCTCAGCTCGCTGTACCTGGCCAGCCGCAAGGCTCAGCGCGCGCACGGCACGCACGCAGACGGGCCCGAGCCCGCGCGGTCATCACGCGAGCCCGAGCCCGTCCGGGCGGCCGAAGCGCCGCCGGCTACGAACTAG